AGCATCGATCAGACGTTTCAGCAATTGAAGAATTCTTCGTGTAGGAACCCGGTCGCCGATATACGTGTCCACCCGATGTACAAAAACGATGTTTAGGCCGGGAATTACTGTAATGGTCTGAGTACCTACACCGTAGGCCGTATAAGCGCCATATTGTTTCAACTCCCCGCCAAGAATCCACCACATGTAACCGTAACCATCATCGCCCCTAGCTTTGGAGTAGGAAGTTGAGGTTTCTTTAACCCATGAAGATGGAATAATTTGTTTGCCTTTCCAATTGCCATTGTTCAAATATAAAAGCCCAAATCGAGCCATATCCCGGGCCGACATCCGGAAGGGATAGGCCCGATAATTAGAATTCTCCGGTTCAAGATGATAATAACCATCTCGGCCCCGGTAATCCTGCATTTGAATTTCTTTGCCAATACGATTATCAAATTCTTCGAAGATCTTTTTGCCGGTCTCCTTTTCGAAGATGAATCCAAGTGTGTTGAAATCCCAGTTGTTGTAATACCAGAAAGTACCTGGGATGTGGCTTCCTCTTTTAGGACGAATTCGTTTCATCCCAGCTGTTTCATAAGCCGCAGGGTGATAAATTCCGGAGCGCGCTTTGAGCAAATCGAGAATTTTAGCCTGTTTCTCAACAGGAGTGAGGATGTCTTTATCATCGATATTGAGATCGGCCAGCGTATTGTTAACATCGATGTTGCCGTCGCCAACATGCACGCCATAGAGAGCGCTTAGGAAGCTCTTTCGCACCGAATGGCACATGTAACGTCGTTCAATATCTCCCCAGGTGGTGACAACGGCGCCGTCATATATCAGCATAAACGCGGCAGAACCAATCGAGTCAGCGAAGGCTTTAGCGCCTTTTAATTTTTCATTTGACCATCCAGCTAGTTGAGGTTTGGCGAATTGCATCCAGGTTTTGCCTGGAAAGCGATCTTGGGAAAAACATGTTGAAGATAGAATAAATAGAATAGAAACGAAGAAAAATGTGGTAATCGATTTAAGGTAAATCTGCTTTTTTAGATCATTCTTGTTGGATGTAACCATTATTAACCTCCGATTGAATTTTTGTATGGAATTTGGTTGATAGGAATGATTTCATTACGTCGTGGTTTAACAAGTTGTTACTGAACATTTTCATTAATAGGAGTATTAATTGAATTGCTGAAGTAGAACAGTTTCCTTGGCTGCTCTAAAAATTAAGTGTTGTTATAATAAAATGAGTAATATCTGCAAAAATGCCAAAGGAAAAAACTGGATGTATACACACAGACAAAAGTGTTTTTCTATGATTAGTTTGATTTTGTATTCATCACAAAAATTCTATTGT
This DNA window, taken from candidate division KSB1 bacterium, encodes the following:
- a CDS encoding serine hydrolase codes for the protein MVTSNKNDLKKQIYLKSITTFFFVSILFILSSTCFSQDRFPGKTWMQFAKPQLAGWSNEKLKGAKAFADSIGSAAFMLIYDGAVVTTWGDIERRYMCHSVRKSFLSALYGVHVGDGNIDVNNTLADLNIDDKDILTPVEKQAKILDLLKARSGIYHPAAYETAGMKRIRPKRGSHIPGTFWYYNNWDFNTLGFIFEKETGKKIFEEFDNRIGKEIQMQDYRGRDGYYHLEPENSNYRAYPFRMSARDMARFGLLYLNNGNWKGKQIIPSSWVKETSTSYSKARGDDGYGYMWWILGGELKQYGAYTAYGVGTQTITVIPGLNIVFVHRVDTYIGDRVPTRRILQLLKRLIDAKTSDGSDHPILMQLPKMPPRVETIKLSSTVLNRYAKTYTYPSGRSVQVKLTHGGLIATVGGFGTFGLEPLSETEFLMEDVLDHVFFRSSTDDSSPGLISENFINAEGYFLLRQEKIPKAIEIFKLNVVYYPESFNVYDSLAEAYMANDDKELSVKNYKRSLKLNPGNNNAVEMLKKLKDM